In a genomic window of Neoarius graeffei isolate fNeoGra1 chromosome 13, fNeoGra1.pri, whole genome shotgun sequence:
- the gpr157 gene encoding G-protein coupled receptor 157 isoform X2, whose product MALWQQADVAVSEQVVVLLSCAVSVLGSVLVVSSYLLWPDLRTTPRQLLVFLSVADFLSALSYSYGVYQVFKANTWDCVVQGAVSTFSNTSSFFWTVAIGVYLYIFIVKSSQRLADTLVLYFHLISWGVPLAITVAAVSLQKIGYDASEVSVGWCWISIEEDDHVMWMLLTGKIWELLAYVILPVLYILIKRHIHKAHAALSEYRPILACNRLSHSIPAMADRKLTLIPIIFIILRIWSTVRFVLLLTDSPARQNPVLVTLHVWNREHLSRSRKLHHVCSVHSANTGKTSGSVLLPEP is encoded by the exons atggCGCTGTGGCAGCAGGCGGACGTGGCTGTATCTGAGCAGGTTGTGGTGTTGTTGTCGTGTGCTGTGTCGGTGTTGGGCTCTGTGCTGGTCGTGAGTTCGTACCTGCTGTGGCCCGACCTGAGGACCACCCCGAGGCAGCTCTTAGTCTTCCTCTCTGTGGCTGACTTCCTCTCTGCCCTCTCCTACTCATACGGAGTTTATCAGGTCTTTAAGGCAAACACTTGGGACTGTGTCGTCCAAGGAGCCGTTTCCACTTTCTCCAACACAAGCTCCTTCTTCTGGACTGTGGCTATTGGTGTCTACCTGTACATCTTCATCGTGAAGTCCAGTCAGAGACTAGCCGACACTCTGGTcttatattttcatctcatcag TTGGGGTGTTCCCCTGGCAATCACAGTAGCAGCTGTGTCCCTGCAGAAGATCGGCTATGATGCGTCCGAGGTGTCCGTTGGATGGTGCTGGATCAGCATTGAAGAAGACGATCATGTGATGTGGATGTTACTGACTGGCAAAATATGGGAACTGCTTGCCTATGTGATACTGCCTGTGCTTTACATCCTCATCaagagacacattcacaaagcg CATGCAGCCCTCTCTGAGTACCGACCCATCTTGGCCTGTAACCGACTTTCCCACTCAATTCCTGCAATGGCAGACAGAAAGCTCACCCTCATCCCTATCATCTTCATCATACTGCGCATATGGAGCACTGTTCGCTTCGTGCTCCTGCTCACTGACTCTCCGGCCAGACAGAACCCTGTGCTGGTCACCTTACATGTAT GGAATCGGGAACACCTTTCAAGGAGCCGCAAACTGCATCATGTTTGTTCTGTGCACTCGGCCAATACGGGCAAGACTAGCGGCTCAGTTCTGCTGCCGGAGCCATGA
- the gpr157 gene encoding G-protein coupled receptor 157 isoform X1, producing MALWQQADVAVSEQVVVLLSCAVSVLGSVLVVSSYLLWPDLRTTPRQLLVFLSVADFLSALSYSYGVYQVFKANTWDCVVQGAVSTFSNTSSFFWTVAIGVYLYIFIVKSSQRLADTLVLYFHLISWGVPLAITVAAVSLQKIGYDASEVSVGWCWISIEEDDHVMWMLLTGKIWELLAYVILPVLYILIKRHIHKAHAALSEYRPILACNRLSHSIPAMADRKLTLIPIIFIILRIWSTVRFVLLLTDSPARQNPVLVTLHGIGNTFQGAANCIMFVLCTRPIRARLAAQFCCRSHDTQSNSDMPSQYTAHTHSLSHTDRPGVSHTGEGESEGEKEEK from the exons atggCGCTGTGGCAGCAGGCGGACGTGGCTGTATCTGAGCAGGTTGTGGTGTTGTTGTCGTGTGCTGTGTCGGTGTTGGGCTCTGTGCTGGTCGTGAGTTCGTACCTGCTGTGGCCCGACCTGAGGACCACCCCGAGGCAGCTCTTAGTCTTCCTCTCTGTGGCTGACTTCCTCTCTGCCCTCTCCTACTCATACGGAGTTTATCAGGTCTTTAAGGCAAACACTTGGGACTGTGTCGTCCAAGGAGCCGTTTCCACTTTCTCCAACACAAGCTCCTTCTTCTGGACTGTGGCTATTGGTGTCTACCTGTACATCTTCATCGTGAAGTCCAGTCAGAGACTAGCCGACACTCTGGTcttatattttcatctcatcag TTGGGGTGTTCCCCTGGCAATCACAGTAGCAGCTGTGTCCCTGCAGAAGATCGGCTATGATGCGTCCGAGGTGTCCGTTGGATGGTGCTGGATCAGCATTGAAGAAGACGATCATGTGATGTGGATGTTACTGACTGGCAAAATATGGGAACTGCTTGCCTATGTGATACTGCCTGTGCTTTACATCCTCATCaagagacacattcacaaagcg CATGCAGCCCTCTCTGAGTACCGACCCATCTTGGCCTGTAACCGACTTTCCCACTCAATTCCTGCAATGGCAGACAGAAAGCTCACCCTCATCCCTATCATCTTCATCATACTGCGCATATGGAGCACTGTTCGCTTCGTGCTCCTGCTCACTGACTCTCCGGCCAGACAGAACCCTGTGCTGGTCACCTTACAT GGAATCGGGAACACCTTTCAAGGAGCCGCAAACTGCATCATGTTTGTTCTGTGCACTCGGCCAATACGGGCAAGACTAGCGGCTCAGTTCTGCTGCCGGAGCCATGACACACAGAGCAACTCGGACATGCCATCCCAGTACACAGCTCATACACACTCACTTTCTCACACAGACCGGCCTGGTGTCTCCCACACTGGGGAGGGTGAAAGTGAAGGTGAAAAGGAGGAGAAGTGA